One Phyllopteryx taeniolatus isolate TA_2022b chromosome 3, UOR_Ptae_1.2, whole genome shotgun sequence genomic window, ataaaaaaaaaaactttttgtatGACTGTAcactacacacatacacacacacacacacacacacacacacacatggatatGCTTCTACCTCCAGATCACGCCTTGGGGAATTACAGAGAAGCCATCTACCAGCTCTACCAGAAGCCGGTCTACAGAAACAGAAGAGACCATCGATCCCATGGTCACAACGATGAAACCTGACTCTCCAAAACTGGAGATCCACAAGTCAAGATCCTGAAGGATACAGCGGATAGACCTGGTTTGACCATGTTAATAGATAcctattatacattttttttcataatttaaaacagttccctgtCATATTGATAAGATgactgtgacatgcttttgtcaaaataaatttaTAAGGATAAAAAATTATAGCACAATTTATACAGCATTTTTCTAAAGCCATTTTAGGGGCCAGCCATCTCATACACGTGAGCCAGCCTTCATCCCcaagtttgtttctagctttttctgttctttagtaatcaaactataaaaatacacaaaaaagacttgagaaagggcttttgatggcaaaataataatttatttacagatatacaagaAATGCGCCGTGATTGATGCTGACTCACCACATGACTCGAGTTGAACGTCATTGGCTATTGGCTAGGTGTTCGCTATTTATtccatgaactgcgtcatcttttctcacgatcgcAACACACATTTTCGGCGACCTACTGCGACACATATTTTCTATCCCATATTTGCATGCCCTGTTCGAGTGTGAGGGGCCTAAACTTGTCTGACTTCCagcgtgttggcatttctctcccttatAATCGATGTGACAAGCCCAGATTCACCctctaatctttatcttctacttaAAAGCTGCGCTGATCTCAAATCTAAAGCCGATACAATGCCACCATCTACAGGAGTCTGTTAGTCAATGTATTGTTATCAAGAGCACTGACCTGATCCAGAGGCTCAGCAGGTTTATTGAGGAGACCCCCGATCAACACGGTGGAAGGCAAGAGAGGCTGGGGGAACTCCAAGGAAAAATCTGTGTTGAAGGCCCAGAGTTCAGCCTTCTGGAGGAACTCGTCCAGCCCacccgggggggatcccgagttGAGGTGGCGCTCAGCTACGTCCTTGAATATGGACCAAACAATTTGCTGGCCTTTCCACAAAAAGGTGGGAAATGTAAGGACATTGTCGGAACAGTTACAGTCTTCTATGAGAATGTTAAGAACGTGCAATGGAAACTTGAAAATTAAAATGCCCCAAAGTTTGTACAGTACTGTTGATATCCACATACTCCAGATGAGCCGAAATCATGGCGTGGCGTCAACAGCTAATATTAGCTGCTAGCAAGCTGACGACTAGCTATACATGTTGTCACTTGATATactcttgtcatttttttggggggggggggggggggggggggggttacattTGTGGTAAACatctttttcaaattgtttgacagtaaaaagGTGAGATGTATCCGTCATGCAACTTTCAAGTAAAATAGTACAgtaaatagtacagtagttttttgttttttttttacacattgtaTGGCAGTAACATCTACTGTATCCATCTATAGCACTTATCCTCTTCAACCTGAGAATTGTgaagtggatgtgctaaccactagtccactCTGCCATcaagaatttaaaaatgttattttaaataagACATATATTCATGCCTTATTCAAAATACCCCATTGAATCAAGAATTAAATCACaattttcttgtcttgctgaaattagcctatTTTGAATGGTTAATCCCGTTTAATGCAAATGTGACCGGCTATTTGTATACAACTAATCAAAAACCAAATGTTATGTTATATATCCTCTTAAAACATTGTCTGTACAATTGATAAAGATTTCATGAGGTCAATAATTTGACTCCGTAACGTATCAATTGAATTTTCATTTCAGATGACCAATATACTGCAACGTAATGTGTTAGACATTTAGGGTTCCACTCTAATATAATGAAGCCATGCAGTTAATACAGTTAACAAATTGTATCTTTACCTACAGCACCCAGGAGAGAGTAGATGAAGTTCTTCGCACGACCCCAGAGGTCCATACGGTCAGACAACTGGGAGCTGAAAGCTGGCACTGAGGAGATGGAGGACGGGATGGCTATGGCCAGCGGTCCGTTCAGAGGCCCGGGATAGAAGGCTATGTAGGGGACACCTGTAGGAGGTCAAACGGATGCGGAATGAAGGTTTCCAAGTATCTACCGTCTAGTTTTAATTGAGAAGCACAATGATCCAAGTACCAAGTTTGTGTGCTATGATGAAGGAGCAGGGGTTAAAAGCATCCAGGATAGCGATGTCATATTGCTCACTCTGGAGGAACGTTATTTGATCGCTGTCTCCTAAGAGCTTGTCACACTGATAGGAAAGGTGGCCCATGAAGTTCAAAAAGCCATTAAAGCTGTCCCTATTGGAAGAAAATAAGTCTGACTCCAAAACATAGCAGTGCTGTACAAGTGGTCATGTCTACCACTCACAAAACCAACGTAAAAAGGCTTTCAAAAGTACCGTCCCAGTAAAAACTGTGCTTGCTGCTCCAAGAACCAGCCGTTGTATTGTTTAATGTAATCTTCTCCTAGGGACCAAGTGGTGGTCTGGTAGCTCCCATTGCGACTAGCATAGGACAAACCTGACAGACataattttatattaaaaaggATAATTCAGAAGAATGTTGCCGACATTCTGGAACAATACCTGTAATAAGAGGGTTGCCCAGTTGCAGGAGCATGCGGACCTCGTGGCCGTGCAGGTGGAAGTTATGGGAGATCTCGTCAAACAACAAGTAGTGGCTTCCTCCTGCAGGAAAGACGGCATTGTCAACTGCTGGGCTAGTAGGGCTACGCTCATGAGCCACTTCGTTCGGTACACATGCACTGCTCAAAATGACATCCAAATAAAGAGGCATATGAAATATTCTCAATAATACtaattaataaacaaataaatatatccatccattcattttcttaaccgatctatcctcattagggtcgcgggcatgctggagcctatcccagctatcttcgggcgggaggcgggatacaccctgaactggtcgccagccaatcgcagggcacagagaaacaaacaaccattcacactcacattcacacctacgggcaatttaaagtcttcaatcaacctgcaaATAAATATGTACTAAACGTAATAAAATTATAACTACATATAGTATTCCAAACTATACCACTAAGAAATTGAAGTGTAGCATGTTGATATTTATcggtttcctaccttgttaaattgTTAATTATTGTTCAAATCATTAACCTGATCAGTGTGTTTACATagataataacataattaaaggtATTTTGGTATTAAATGAACAGCGCTAAGAATGACGCAGTGCAGTTGATTATTATCTTCATAAAAGGCACAATTTGACACAATACTTATTGTATCGGATTCTATTAGATGTGCAGTTCAAACCTATTAACCCCCCCTGTTACGTTGTGTTTCTTTGGTCCGCCCAAAATGCCAATGGGAACAATGTGACCCACTGCATGTTTATACATAAAAACTATTCATTCAATATATTGTGTTAAATTAGCGTGGAATAGTGTGGGGATGTGTGACAAGaggtgaccataaaatagttcatccatccattttctgagccgcttctcctcagaagggtcgcgggcgtgctggagcctatcccagctatcattgggcaggaggcggagtacaccctgaacttgttgccagccaatcgcagggcacatacaaacaaacaaccactcgcactcacattcacacctacgggcaatttagagtgtccaattcatgcatgtttttgggatgtgggaggaaacaggagtgcccggagaaaacccacgctggcacggggagaacatgcaaactccacacaggcggggccggggattgaaccctggtcctcagaactgtgaggctgacgctctaaccagtcgtgcaccgtgccgcccatataatagttgtaaaattaaataatgtataaatttgacatttttgcccACCTTTTTAGCCCTTTGTGTCACTGCTAGGTCAATATATTTATACCATGtgcagtaaattaaaaaaaatattaagcatGATTAAAAACGAAGAAAAGAACAAGGCAAttaacttttacttttttaatttagaacttttactatttttttttttttttacttttccccCCCCTTAATTTTTACTGTTAAATGGGTCAGTTCGACGCGCACAACataattatttagtttttagatAGTACTTATTCATTACATAGAAAAATACATCTTCTCTTTCTATAATTATATAATTTCCTGTGTCATTTTTCCTCTGTTCTTTTGACGGctagttaagaaaaaaaatgaggggGGTGAAGCATGACAATGACTGCTCCCCTACTCACCAATTAGGCAGACAGTCAGGATCTTGGCAGACTGGAGCAGTGGGAGAGCCAGCAGCCAGCACATCCAAACCACAAGCCCCATGTTGTTGGTGCCACCCTGATCTGCAGCCA contains:
- the LOC133475178 gene encoding UDP-glucuronosyltransferase 3A1-like isoform X2, which translates into the protein MGLVVWMCWLLALPLLQSAKILTVCLIGGSHYLLFDEISHNFHLHGHEVRMLLQLGNPLITGLSYASRNGSYQTTTWSLGEDYIKQYNGWFLEQQAQFLLGRDSFNGFLNFMGHLSYQCDKLLGDSDQITFLQSEQYDIAILDAFNPCSFIIAHKLGVPYIAFYPGPLNGPLAIAIPSSISSVPAFSSQLSDRMDLWGRAKNFIYSLLGADVAERHLNSGSPPGGLDEFLQKAELWAFNTDFSLEFPQPLLPSTVLIGGLLNKPAEPLDQDLDLWISSFGESGFIVVTMGSMVSSVSVDRLLVELVDGFSVIPQGVIWRYNHERWPPHLSKPSNVLLVDWLPLNDLLGHKKVRLFITHGGQNSLLQAVYHGVPVLGIPLFGDQFDNVVRAEAKGLGLAISPTRITGELLSATIQTVIQDVRFKSAALSLSRIHRSQPMPPALRLVRWVEHILHSGGGAHLRLASLQQPWYQRCLLDLLLLVLMGLAGGSSFSRDAQTSLYPATSSSSSVGDPDVVSPACPGSSPGSPPVGMCPEHLTGNQIPQPPHRSPLDVEE
- the LOC133475178 gene encoding UDP-glucuronosyltransferase 3A1-like isoform X1 — protein: MGLVVWMCWLLALPLLQSAKILTVCLIGGSHYLLFDEISHNFHLHGHEVRMLLQLGNPLITGLSYASRNGSYQTTTWSLGEDYIKQYNGWFLEQQAQFLLGRDSFNGFLNFMGHLSYQCDKLLGDSDQITFLQSEQYDIAILDAFNPCSFIIAHKLGVPYIAFYPGPLNGPLAIAIPSSISSVPAFSSQLSDRMDLWGRAKNFIYSLLGAVGQQIVWSIFKDVAERHLNSGSPPGGLDEFLQKAELWAFNTDFSLEFPQPLLPSTVLIGGLLNKPAEPLDQDLDLWISSFGESGFIVVTMGSMVSSVSVDRLLVELVDGFSVIPQGVIWRYNHERWPPHLSKPSNVLLVDWLPLNDLLGHKKVRLFITHGGQNSLLQAVYHGVPVLGIPLFGDQFDNVVRAEAKGLGLAISPTRITGELLSATIQTVIQDVRFKSAALSLSRIHRSQPMPPALRLVRWVEHILHSGGGAHLRLASLQQPWYQRCLLDLLLLVLMGLAGGSSFSRDAQTSLYPATSSSSSVGDPDVVSPACPGSSPGSPPVGMCPEHLTGNQIPQPPHRSPLDVEE